The following proteins are co-located in the Opitutaceae bacterium genome:
- a CDS encoding copper resistance system multicopper oxidase, whose protein sequence is MPTNLSPHFSRRRFLNLSAAGGLALLQRLTPAYAQASHAGHGAMTGTGGDMAAVTNEVNLAIRRATLDLAGTPASAVTINGTVPGPLLRFREGDEAVIRVSNQLDGEDTSIHWHGLILPAAMDGVPGVSFGGIKPGETFTYRFPLKQSGTYWYHSHTGFQEQIGVFGPIIIDPRTPPPYEYDREYVVILSDWTFADPHLVYSRLKKQSNYYNRQRRTLPDLVRDAGREGWSAALASRREWARMRMDPTDISDLTGAAYTYLVNGLPPAANWTGLFHPGERVRLRFINASAATYFDVRIPGLPMTVVQADGNDVQPVTVDEFRIAVAETYDVIIEPSEDRAYMLFAETMDRSGYAAGTLAPRQGMTAPLPQRRVRPIRTMADMGMDHGAGAGSMAGMPGMAGREHSAHGGSPPPSAPVGHDMAAMADMPKPTPAVDHSKMADMPGMKMPPTPPASSEHAGMAMPAVQPAPASAAVPHGPDNHGAGNSMVAMAPRNRLHERGTGLEDAPHRVLVYTDLRSLQPRAEVRPPDREIELHITGNMERYIWGFDGKTFSEAAAPIAFKLGERVRLTFVNDTMMDHPMHLHGMWSEPENGAGAYRPKKHTINVKPAERLSLDIEADAPGFWAMHCHILYHMEAGMFRVVSVA, encoded by the coding sequence ATGCCAACAAACCTCTCGCCCCATTTTTCACGTCGCCGTTTCCTCAATCTCTCGGCGGCGGGCGGGCTCGCGCTGCTACAGCGGCTTACCCCGGCTTATGCACAGGCGAGTCACGCTGGGCATGGCGCGATGACGGGAACCGGTGGCGATATGGCTGCGGTGACCAACGAAGTGAATCTGGCCATCCGGCGCGCCACGCTCGATCTCGCCGGAACCCCAGCCTCGGCCGTTACGATCAACGGAACGGTGCCCGGCCCGCTTCTGCGCTTCCGCGAAGGCGATGAGGCGGTGATTCGCGTGTCCAATCAGCTCGATGGCGAAGATACGTCGATCCATTGGCACGGGCTTATTCTCCCCGCCGCGATGGACGGCGTCCCTGGTGTCAGTTTTGGTGGCATCAAGCCTGGGGAAACGTTCACTTATCGTTTCCCGCTCAAGCAAAGCGGCACCTATTGGTATCACAGCCATACCGGATTCCAGGAACAGATCGGTGTCTTCGGCCCCATCATCATCGATCCGCGCACGCCTCCGCCTTACGAATACGACCGCGAATACGTGGTGATCCTCTCCGACTGGACCTTTGCCGATCCGCACCTCGTGTATTCGCGGCTCAAAAAACAAAGCAACTATTACAACCGCCAGCGCCGCACGCTGCCCGACCTGGTTCGCGATGCCGGGCGTGAAGGTTGGTCCGCCGCCCTTGCCAGCCGTCGTGAGTGGGCACGGATGCGTATGGACCCCACGGATATTTCCGATCTTACCGGAGCCGCTTACACCTATCTCGTAAACGGCCTTCCCCCCGCCGCCAACTGGACAGGATTGTTCCACCCGGGCGAACGCGTGCGGTTGCGCTTCATCAACGCCTCCGCCGCCACGTATTTTGATGTTCGCATCCCCGGATTGCCGATGACGGTGGTTCAGGCCGACGGCAACGACGTGCAGCCCGTCACGGTGGACGAATTCCGCATCGCCGTGGCCGAGACCTATGATGTCATCATCGAGCCCTCCGAGGATCGTGCCTACATGCTGTTCGCCGAGACGATGGATCGCAGCGGTTACGCTGCGGGCACGCTCGCTCCGCGCCAAGGGATGACCGCTCCGCTCCCGCAACGTCGTGTTCGCCCGATTCGCACGATGGCCGATATGGGCATGGATCACGGTGCTGGCGCAGGCTCGATGGCCGGAATGCCGGGTATGGCGGGTAGAGAGCATTCCGCGCATGGTGGCTCGCCGCCGCCGTCTGCTCCCGTAGGGCACGACATGGCTGCGATGGCCGATATGCCGAAGCCTACACCCGCGGTCGATCATTCCAAAATGGCCGACATGCCTGGCATGAAAATGCCACCCACGCCCCCCGCGAGCAGTGAACACGCCGGTATGGCGATGCCCGCCGTGCAACCTGCCCCGGCGTCTGCTGCCGTCCCGCATGGCCCTGACAATCATGGAGCGGGCAATTCGATGGTCGCGATGGCACCGCGCAATCGCCTGCATGAGCGCGGCACGGGTTTGGAAGATGCTCCCCATCGTGTGCTCGTTTACACGGATCTGCGCAGCCTTCAGCCGCGAGCCGAAGTGCGTCCGCCTGACCGCGAAATCGAACTCCATATCACGGGCAACATGGAGCGCTATATCTGGGGCTTTGACGGGAAGACTTTTTCGGAAGCCGCCGCTCCCATCGCTTTCAAACTCGGCGAGCGCGTGCGCCTCACGTTTGTCAACGACACCATGATGGATCACCCCATGCACCTGCACGGCATGTGGAGCGAGCCCGAGAACGGAGCCGGTGCCTATCGACCGAAAAAGCACACAATTAACGTGAAGCCCGCCGAACGCCTCTCGCTCGACATCGAGGCCGATGCGCCTGGGTTCTGGGCTATGCACTGCCATATTCTCTATCACATGGAAGCCGGCATGTTCCGCGTAGTCTCCGTCGCCTGA
- a CDS encoding sigma-70 family RNA polymerase sigma factor, whose product MTAPGENDSGTISDEALMAALQRGEDQALATLMHRWELGVKGFLLRLGVPSADVEDVAQDAFVRLYEKRANYRPGAPFKPWILTIAGNLGRNRLRWRFRRREDSIEAMASDRPDGFDVADSATQSAAAVAEQAGVTKEVRSAVEALPDNLRQAVLCVELEEMSHQEAAQIMGCSPKAVETRLYRARQILRSALRSVLA is encoded by the coding sequence ATGACGGCCCCGGGCGAAAATGATTCCGGGACGATTTCTGATGAGGCGTTGATGGCGGCCTTGCAACGTGGCGAAGACCAGGCGTTGGCCACGTTGATGCATCGATGGGAATTGGGGGTGAAGGGCTTTCTTCTCCGGCTCGGAGTGCCGTCAGCCGATGTTGAAGATGTCGCGCAGGATGCGTTTGTGCGCCTCTACGAGAAGCGGGCAAACTATCGCCCTGGAGCGCCATTCAAGCCTTGGATTCTGACCATCGCCGGAAACCTTGGGCGCAATCGCTTGCGTTGGCGGTTCCGGCGCCGGGAAGACAGCATCGAAGCAATGGCATCGGATCGACCGGATGGCTTTGATGTGGCCGACTCCGCCACTCAGTCCGCAGCCGCAGTTGCCGAGCAAGCCGGTGTGACGAAGGAAGTTCGCTCAGCCGTGGAGGCGTTGCCTGACAATCTTCGTCAAGCGGTGCTTTGCGTCGAGCTTGAGGAAATGAGCCACCAAGAAGCGGCGCAGATCATGGGCTGTAGCCCAAAGGCCGTCGAAACCCGGCTTTACCGGGCACGCCAAATACTGCGTTCGGCGCTGCGTTCAGTCTTGGCCTGA
- a CDS encoding multicopper oxidase domain-containing protein: MKLLTYFLGAGALIAANVAHACEECGGKGKALWTLRESEPKASQLYPDAKIVEYSLDVTETTLSPAGKPVRALTLNGSIPGPTLRFREGDVARIHVNNRLANEETSTHWHGLLLPNLEDGVPYVTTPPIRAGESRTFEFLLKHAGTYWYHSHTGLQEQRGVYGSIVVEPKAGTTARIDIPHIDREEVIVLSDWTNENPNDVMRTLLRGSDWYAIRKGTAQSLVGAIQAGNLKDYLNREKSRLPPMDVSDVAYDAFLVNGKPLQRLAAKPGETIRLRVINAAASTYFYLNSAAGPLTIIAADGIDVAPIHQKRLLIGMAETYDVLVTVPESGAWEVRATAQDNSGHASLFVGEGAENTAPAPGPLNAYSMNVALAAVLDQLDDSGELTDAEALAAESDRPLPPYKRLKATVPTTLPADAPVREVTLKLTGDMMRYLWSINGKAIDEQSTIPVKKGEVLRLVLVNNTMMHHPMHLHGHFFRLLMPDAVDPKYAPLKHTVDVPPMSRRIIEFYADEDRDWLFHCHLLYHMMAGMARVFSYPAGAELTPADATAVASAPSGKTPAPGTASLSKLAYRPNLGEHAMPHTYAWIDGSVQSHMSMGMGTIQRGRDNLNLMWETGWERVEKTEYEIDATYSHYFNPRWVTFAGYRLTNMMEGHDAFIAGATYRLPYMVDFTTTLQSNGDARVALAKMLQLTTRVGVMARAEYDTAEKFSWQLGASYTLTKRFSVISTYDSDYGLGAGLGFRF; this comes from the coding sequence ATGAAGCTTCTGACCTATTTTCTCGGAGCCGGTGCCTTGATCGCAGCTAACGTTGCCCATGCCTGCGAAGAGTGCGGCGGCAAGGGCAAAGCGCTGTGGACGCTTCGCGAAAGCGAGCCCAAGGCCTCCCAGCTATATCCCGATGCCAAAATCGTCGAATACTCTCTCGACGTTACCGAGACCACGCTGTCTCCCGCCGGCAAGCCCGTGCGTGCGCTTACGCTCAATGGATCTATTCCCGGTCCGACGCTGCGCTTTCGCGAAGGCGATGTCGCCCGCATCCACGTCAACAACCGCCTCGCCAACGAAGAGACCTCGACGCACTGGCACGGCCTGCTTCTCCCCAACCTGGAGGATGGCGTGCCCTACGTCACCACGCCACCCATTCGCGCCGGAGAGTCCCGCACCTTTGAGTTTCTGCTCAAGCACGCCGGCACTTATTGGTATCACAGCCATACCGGCTTGCAGGAGCAGCGCGGCGTTTACGGCAGCATCGTGGTCGAGCCAAAAGCGGGCACGACCGCGCGCATCGACATCCCGCACATCGACCGCGAGGAAGTGATTGTGCTGTCCGACTGGACCAATGAAAACCCGAACGATGTCATGCGCACGCTGCTGCGCGGCAGCGATTGGTATGCGATCCGCAAGGGCACGGCGCAGTCTCTCGTTGGCGCGATTCAAGCCGGAAACCTGAAGGACTATCTCAACCGCGAGAAGTCCCGCCTGCCCCCGATGGATGTATCGGACGTGGCTTACGATGCCTTTCTCGTGAACGGGAAGCCGCTTCAGCGGCTCGCCGCCAAGCCGGGCGAAACCATTCGTCTGCGCGTGATCAACGCCGCCGCCTCAACCTATTTTTATCTCAACTCCGCGGCAGGGCCTCTCACAATCATTGCCGCCGATGGTATCGACGTAGCCCCCATTCACCAAAAGCGCCTGCTCATCGGCATGGCCGAAACTTACGACGTGCTCGTGACCGTCCCTGAATCAGGCGCATGGGAAGTGCGCGCGACCGCGCAGGACAATTCGGGCCACGCCTCGCTTTTCGTGGGCGAAGGTGCGGAGAACACTGCTCCCGCTCCCGGCCCCCTTAATGCCTACAGCATGAACGTCGCGCTCGCGGCCGTGCTGGATCAGCTCGACGACAGCGGCGAACTCACCGACGCCGAAGCGCTCGCCGCCGAGAGCGACCGCCCGCTGCCTCCTTACAAGCGACTCAAGGCGACCGTCCCCACCACGTTGCCTGCGGATGCGCCGGTCCGCGAAGTCACCCTCAAGCTCACCGGCGACATGATGCGCTACCTCTGGTCGATCAACGGCAAGGCCATTGATGAACAGAGCACCATTCCTGTGAAGAAAGGCGAAGTGCTGCGCCTTGTGCTCGTGAACAACACCATGATGCACCATCCCATGCACCTGCACGGGCATTTCTTCCGCCTGCTCATGCCCGACGCGGTGGACCCGAAGTATGCGCCGCTCAAGCACACCGTGGATGTGCCGCCCATGAGTCGCCGCATCATCGAGTTTTACGCCGACGAAGACCGCGACTGGCTGTTTCACTGCCACCTCCTCTATCACATGATGGCTGGCATGGCGCGGGTGTTCAGCTATCCCGCCGGGGCCGAGCTGACCCCTGCCGACGCCACTGCGGTCGCGTCAGCACCGTCTGGGAAAACGCCGGCACCCGGCACCGCCTCCCTCTCGAAATTAGCCTATCGCCCGAACTTGGGCGAACACGCGATGCCTCACACCTATGCTTGGATCGACGGCAGCGTGCAGTCGCACATGAGCATGGGCATGGGCACGATCCAGCGCGGTCGCGACAACCTCAACCTGATGTGGGAAACCGGCTGGGAACGCGTCGAGAAAACCGAATACGAAATCGACGCGACCTATTCGCACTATTTCAACCCGCGTTGGGTCACCTTCGCCGGCTATCGTCTTACCAACATGATGGAGGGCCACGATGCCTTTATCGCCGGGGCCACCTATCGGTTGCCCTACATGGTGGATTTCACGACCACCCTTCAAAGCAACGGCGATGCCCGTGTCGCGTTGGCAAAGATGCTCCAGCTCACCACGCGTGTCGGCGTCATGGCGCGCGCCGAATACGACACAGCGGAGAAATTCTCCTGGCAGCTAGGCGCGTCCTATACGCTCACCAAACGCTTTTCGGTCATCAGCACCTACGATTCCGACTACGGCCTCGGTGCCGGCCTCGGCTTCCGTTTCTAA
- a CDS encoding copper-translocating P-type ATPase yields the protein MNPHSHDHPKGHSHHAAGQHKAPTEGHSCCHSGEPGHRHEAGVSPSPAAKYFCSMCPGVESDQPGDCPKCGMALERNPAFAGAGKTVYTCPMHPEVRQDHPGDCPKCGMPLEPVQAGDEADDELELRQLSRKLWIGGALAVPVFISAMAGMVPGLAITGAAESWRRWGEFILASPVVFWAGDFIWRRAWNSIRHRSANMYSLLGLGIGAAYLFSVVALLAPNLFPHEMRHGGQTGLYFEAAAIITVLAVLGEYLQERARRRTGQAVKALLGLAPKTARRVRDGAEEDVPLDRIQVGDMLRVRPGEKVPLDGVLVEGRSNVDESMLTGEPLPVEKNTGDRVIGATVNQTGGFVMRAEKVGTDTLLAQIVNMVAQAQRSRAPIQALADRVSEFFVPAVIAISLATFAVWMVWGPEPRLAYAITNAVAVLIIACPCALGLATPMSIMVGVGRGASLGVLIRDAAALQRAEKITHLVTDKTGTLTVGRPELSGLHVDPAIGEERLLAWSAALEAGSEHPLAHAVVKAAEGRGLKLPRVENFNSVTGAGVSGIVEGKLLRVGKRAWLLHEKVSIPAEFDREAERLLAAGGTVIWTAIEQRVAGVLALTDTIKPSSAEAIRRLHALGLKVVMLTGDHQKTAEVVGKTLGIDDVRAQLAPEDKHRIIEELRSQGAVVAMAGDGINDAPALAAADVGIAMGTGTDVAIESAGITLVKGDLRGIVTALVLSRMVMKNIRQNLFFAFIYNAAGVPLAAGILYPVIGWLMNPVVAGAAMALSSVSVITNSLRLRREKL from the coding sequence ATGAATCCACACTCGCACGACCACCCCAAGGGCCATTCCCACCATGCGGCTGGCCAGCACAAGGCGCCGACTGAAGGGCATTCCTGCTGCCATTCAGGAGAGCCTGGGCATCGCCACGAAGCGGGCGTGTCGCCTTCCCCTGCGGCAAAGTATTTTTGTTCGATGTGTCCCGGCGTCGAATCCGACCAGCCAGGGGATTGCCCGAAATGTGGCATGGCGCTGGAGCGCAACCCGGCCTTCGCAGGTGCGGGCAAGACCGTCTATACATGTCCGATGCACCCGGAGGTGCGCCAAGACCACCCGGGAGACTGCCCCAAGTGCGGAATGCCGCTGGAGCCTGTGCAAGCCGGTGATGAGGCGGACGACGAACTCGAGTTACGACAACTCTCGCGCAAGCTGTGGATTGGCGGCGCTCTCGCGGTGCCTGTATTCATTTCAGCAATGGCCGGCATGGTGCCGGGACTGGCAATTACCGGTGCCGCTGAATCGTGGCGACGGTGGGGCGAGTTCATCCTCGCCAGCCCCGTCGTCTTTTGGGCCGGTGACTTTATCTGGCGCCGGGCCTGGAATTCCATCCGGCATCGCAGCGCCAACATGTATTCTTTGCTCGGGCTCGGCATCGGTGCGGCCTATCTGTTCAGCGTCGTCGCCTTGCTCGCGCCGAATCTTTTTCCCCACGAAATGCGACATGGCGGTCAGACCGGCCTCTATTTCGAGGCGGCCGCGATCATCACCGTGCTCGCTGTGCTCGGCGAATACCTCCAGGAACGCGCGCGCCGTCGCACAGGTCAGGCCGTGAAAGCCTTGCTCGGGCTGGCACCGAAAACGGCGCGACGGGTGCGCGACGGAGCCGAGGAAGACGTGCCGCTCGACCGAATCCAGGTCGGTGATATGCTACGCGTTCGCCCGGGCGAGAAGGTTCCGCTCGATGGCGTGCTGGTCGAGGGGCGAAGCAACGTTGACGAGTCCATGCTCACCGGCGAGCCGTTGCCCGTCGAGAAGAACACCGGCGACCGGGTCATCGGCGCGACCGTCAACCAAACCGGCGGTTTCGTGATGCGGGCCGAAAAGGTCGGGACCGACACACTGCTAGCCCAAATCGTCAACATGGTCGCGCAGGCCCAGCGCAGTCGCGCGCCCATCCAAGCATTAGCCGACCGGGTGTCGGAATTCTTTGTTCCAGCGGTCATCGCCATCAGCCTTGCCACCTTTGCGGTCTGGATGGTCTGGGGGCCGGAACCGCGGCTAGCTTATGCCATCACCAATGCCGTAGCCGTATTGATCATTGCCTGTCCGTGCGCACTTGGTCTGGCCACGCCCATGTCGATCATGGTCGGAGTCGGTCGCGGGGCTTCGCTTGGCGTGCTCATTCGTGATGCCGCCGCCCTGCAGCGCGCAGAAAAGATCACCCATCTCGTGACCGACAAGACGGGCACGCTCACGGTCGGTCGCCCCGAACTCTCGGGTTTGCACGTCGATCCCGCAATCGGCGAGGAGCGGTTGCTCGCATGGTCTGCCGCGTTGGAAGCCGGCAGCGAGCATCCACTGGCGCATGCGGTCGTCAAAGCGGCGGAAGGGCGCGGCTTGAAGCTCCCGCGGGTAGAGAATTTCAACTCGGTCACCGGCGCCGGGGTGTCAGGCATCGTGGAGGGAAAGCTTCTCCGCGTAGGCAAGCGTGCCTGGCTTCTGCATGAGAAGGTATCCATCCCGGCGGAGTTTGACCGAGAAGCCGAGCGCCTGCTCGCGGCAGGCGGCACCGTCATCTGGACCGCTATCGAACAGCGGGTCGCCGGGGTGCTCGCACTGACCGACACGATCAAACCTTCTTCCGCCGAGGCCATCCGCCGGTTGCACGCCCTTGGGCTGAAGGTGGTGATGCTGACCGGCGATCACCAAAAAACCGCTGAAGTGGTGGGCAAGACCTTGGGCATCGACGACGTGCGCGCGCAGCTTGCGCCGGAGGACAAGCATCGGATCATTGAGGAGCTTCGCAGTCAGGGCGCGGTCGTCGCCATGGCCGGCGATGGCATCAACGACGCCCCCGCACTCGCCGCCGCAGATGTGGGGATCGCCATGGGCACGGGCACGGACGTGGCGATTGAAAGCGCAGGCATCACCCTCGTGAAAGGCGACCTGCGTGGCATTGTTACGGCCCTCGTGCTCAGTCGCATGGTTATGAAAAATATCCGCCAGAACCTGTTCTTCGCTTTCATCTACAATGCGGCGGGCGTGCCTTTGGCGGCCGGTATCCTCTATCCCGTCATTGGGTGGCTCATGAATCCGGTGGTGGCGGGGGCAGCCATGGCCCTCAGTAGCGTGTCGGTCATCACCAATTCGCTACGACTTCGCCGAGAAAAATTGTAA
- a CDS encoding copper resistance protein B, whose protein sequence is MKFNYVLIDRLEFSSGDSADALNLDAEGWYGGDKNKFWWKAEGTSQLSGRSEGEGEVQALYSRLVAPFWNFQTGLRYDRSWGTGSDRGRTFAVIGYEGLAPYWLEFEPALFLSENGDLSARLAATYDALLTQKLILQPRVEVNVALQSAREFGVEKGLNDFEIGLRLRYELRREFAPYIGVVWTRQLGKTADLRRQEDDVTEVVSLVVGMRAWW, encoded by the coding sequence ATGAAATTTAATTACGTCCTCATCGACCGGCTGGAGTTTTCCTCGGGCGATTCCGCTGACGCACTCAACCTGGATGCCGAAGGTTGGTATGGCGGTGATAAAAATAAGTTTTGGTGGAAAGCCGAGGGCACGAGCCAGCTTTCCGGTCGCAGCGAAGGTGAAGGCGAAGTTCAAGCGCTTTATAGCCGGCTGGTGGCACCCTTCTGGAATTTTCAAACCGGACTCCGCTACGATCGCTCATGGGGAACCGGATCGGATCGGGGTCGCACTTTTGCCGTGATTGGCTATGAGGGTTTGGCCCCTTACTGGCTCGAATTCGAGCCAGCCCTGTTCTTGAGCGAGAATGGCGATCTATCCGCGCGGTTGGCCGCAACTTACGATGCGCTTCTTACGCAAAAACTCATCCTTCAGCCACGTGTTGAGGTAAATGTTGCCCTGCAAAGCGCGCGTGAATTCGGCGTGGAGAAGGGGCTCAACGATTTCGAGATCGGCCTTCGCCTTCGATATGAACTACGACGTGAGTTTGCTCCATACATCGGCGTAGTTTGGACTAGGCAACTAGGCAAAACCGCCGATTTGCGACGGCAGGAGGACGATGTCACCGAAGTGGTTAGCCTTGTCGTTGGCATGCGTGCCTGGTGGTGA
- a CDS encoding sigma-70 family RNA polymerase sigma factor, with amino-acid sequence MDQTDSLAPILAQRARFRAYLVARLGNEADADDVLQNGLVKAMRSAGGVSDAEKLTAWFYRLLRNALVDHVRSRSATAQRDADWTVDLGQTHEVSEKTVCACFEGLIENLKPREAELVRRAELGGEAVTVVARSLGISPGNASVALHRARAALRKRLEEFCGECANGACRDCDCPKPGG; translated from the coding sequence ATGGACCAAACCGACAGCCTCGCCCCCATTCTCGCCCAGAGAGCCCGATTCCGGGCTTATCTGGTGGCGCGATTAGGAAACGAGGCCGACGCTGACGATGTGCTGCAAAACGGCCTCGTGAAAGCCATGCGGTCCGCAGGTGGGGTTTCGGATGCGGAGAAGTTAACGGCTTGGTTTTATCGGTTGTTGCGAAATGCCTTGGTTGACCATGTGCGCAGCAGGTCGGCCACTGCCCAGCGGGATGCCGATTGGACAGTTGATCTGGGCCAAACGCACGAGGTATCTGAGAAAACGGTATGCGCGTGTTTCGAGGGCCTTATCGAGAACCTCAAACCCCGCGAAGCCGAACTCGTCAGGCGGGCCGAGTTGGGTGGGGAGGCAGTAACGGTGGTCGCCCGCTCGCTCGGTATCTCCCCTGGGAACGCGAGTGTGGCGTTGCATCGCGCCCGGGCGGCACTCCGCAAGCGCTTGGAAGAGTTCTGCGGGGAGTGCGCGAATGGGGCGTGCCGCGATTGCGACTGCCCCAAGCCGGGCGGCTGA
- a CDS encoding exo-alpha-sialidase, whose protein sequence is MLAALFLAALIAQPSAWGRTEIAEATQPQLFSARDGRVWLAYAKGEDLFAAFSKDGGVEFSSPIKIASDEKFMIGMRRGPRIVADGDHVTVTVIGSELLSFHSPDGGLTWSPAHTINEVPGSAREGLHDLAAAPGGRMFVTWLDLRNGKMELWGARSSDAGRTWAKNEQMYRSPDKSVCECCHPTAHYDEAGKLAVMWRNSIAGNRDLWLATEATGAGGFSAQKLGMGSWALNACPMDGGDILALGGGAFTTVWQRAGEIYYCAPGGMEIGLGKGKQPVGVHVGGRSMVFWQDGNQLMMTRDANKSAPAKHAENARYPSVVATGDHAVLAYEQGKAGETRIVIERL, encoded by the coding sequence ATGCTCGCAGCGTTGTTTCTGGCGGCTCTGATTGCGCAGCCATCCGCGTGGGGCCGCACTGAAATTGCCGAGGCGACACAGCCCCAGCTTTTCAGCGCGCGCGATGGTCGCGTCTGGTTGGCTTACGCCAAGGGCGAGGATTTGTTTGCGGCTTTTTCCAAGGACGGCGGCGTGGAGTTTTCGTCTCCCATAAAAATCGCCAGCGATGAAAAATTCATGATCGGGATGCGTCGAGGGCCGCGTATCGTTGCCGATGGCGATCACGTCACGGTGACAGTAATCGGCAGCGAATTGCTCTCCTTCCACTCTCCGGATGGCGGGCTCACCTGGAGCCCCGCGCACACGATCAACGAAGTGCCGGGAAGCGCGCGGGAAGGTCTGCACGATCTCGCGGCAGCACCCGGTGGCCGCATGTTTGTGACCTGGCTCGATCTGCGCAACGGGAAGATGGAATTGTGGGGAGCCCGCTCAAGCGACGCAGGCCGGACGTGGGCGAAGAACGAGCAGATGTATCGTTCGCCCGATAAATCCGTGTGCGAATGCTGCCATCCCACCGCGCACTACGACGAAGCCGGGAAGCTGGCCGTCATGTGGCGCAACTCCATCGCTGGAAACCGGGACTTGTGGCTCGCGACAGAGGCGACCGGCGCAGGTGGTTTTTCCGCCCAGAAACTCGGCATGGGATCGTGGGCCTTGAACGCCTGCCCGATGGACGGCGGCGACATCCTCGCGCTCGGTGGCGGAGCGTTCACGACCGTGTGGCAGCGTGCGGGTGAAATTTACTACTGTGCTCCGGGCGGCATGGAAATCGGCCTCGGCAAAGGCAAACAGCCGGTCGGTGTTCACGTCGGCGGCCGGTCGATGGTTTTCTGGCAGGATGGCAATCAACTCATGATGACTCGCGATGCCAACAAATCGGCTCCTGCCAAACATGCCGAAAACGCGCGTTATCCCTCTGTCGTCGCGACCGGTGACCACGCCGTTCTCGCGTATGAGCAAGGCAAAGCAGGCGAGACACGAATAGTGATAGAACGTCTCTGA
- a CDS encoding TolC family protein, giving the protein MLLTLAGVAHAQSVPGEAATAVSLSALVSEITAKNPERQFYQEEIAAAKAGVRISSRLSDPELSFDIGQKRLKDSSGARIGDGAVWSVSVTQTFEWPGRLSLRKAIANRQVELAELGVARFENALTARARTLAFGLYAANAKAAAIREVSDRFSSLKETFLARDPAGITPLLETRVIEASELALQRRATEAELAVQAALIELNQLRGVAVDAPLRVAAPALSFASLPATPDLLAAAREKNFDYRMRLVELEQQGFAVSLARNERYPGISVSPYLSRDNVGDRETIVGLGLSVPLPVSGRTGAAVEVANARRRQAEAAVLVTLRELDREVITSAQAFATKLAESRHWSPDAVQKFREAADLADRHYRTGAVPIATYVELQNSYLDAVEALLDTQSETLVAGLKVQQLTGIELNPVEIKP; this is encoded by the coding sequence ATGCTCCTCACCCTTGCGGGTGTCGCACACGCCCAAAGCGTGCCCGGTGAAGCCGCGACTGCCGTTTCACTGTCCGCGCTCGTCAGCGAAATCACGGCCAAAAATCCCGAGCGCCAATTTTATCAGGAAGAAATTGCCGCCGCCAAAGCCGGGGTGCGCATCTCCTCACGCCTGAGCGACCCCGAGTTGTCTTTTGATATCGGTCAAAAGCGCTTGAAGGACTCATCGGGCGCCAGGATCGGCGACGGTGCGGTTTGGTCTGTCTCCGTCACGCAGACCTTCGAATGGCCTGGCCGTCTCTCCCTGCGTAAGGCTATCGCCAACCGACAGGTTGAACTGGCCGAACTGGGCGTCGCCCGGTTTGAAAACGCCCTGACGGCGCGTGCGCGCACGCTGGCTTTCGGTCTCTACGCCGCCAACGCCAAGGCGGCGGCGATCAGGGAAGTTTCCGACCGATTCTCCTCGCTCAAGGAAACCTTCCTTGCCCGCGATCCGGCTGGCATCACGCCCCTGCTGGAAACACGCGTGATCGAGGCAAGCGAACTCGCCCTCCAGCGACGCGCAACCGAAGCTGAGCTTGCCGTGCAGGCGGCGCTGATCGAACTCAATCAGCTTCGTGGCGTGGCCGTTGATGCCCCGCTGCGGGTGGCCGCTCCGGCCCTTAGTTTTGCCTCCTTGCCTGCCACCCCTGATCTGCTGGCCGCCGCCCGCGAGAAGAACTTCGACTACCGGATGCGGCTGGTTGAATTGGAACAACAGGGGTTTGCCGTCAGTCTCGCCCGCAACGAGCGCTATCCCGGCATCAGCGTGAGTCCGTATCTCTCGCGGGACAACGTGGGTGACCGCGAGACCATCGTCGGCCTCGGACTGAGCGTTCCCTTGCCTGTCTCGGGTCGCACGGGTGCGGCCGTGGAAGTGGCCAATGCCCGCCGCCGGCAGGCGGAAGCCGCTGTGCTGGTCACGCTGCGCGAACTCGACCGTGAGGTCATCACGTCTGCACAGGCCTTCGCCACCAAGCTCGCCGAGTCGCGGCATTGGTCGCCCGATGCCGTGCAGAAATTCCGCGAAGCTGCGGATCTGGCCGACCGCCACTACCGGACCGGCGCGGTGCCCATCGCCACCTACGTCGAATTGCAGAACAGCTACCTCGATGCCGTCGAAGCGTTGCTCGATACCCAAAGCGAAACGCTGGTGGCCGGACTCAAGGTCCAGCAGCTCACCGGCATTGAACTCAACCCTGTCGAAATCAAGCCATGA